The stretch of DNA ATCCTAAAACTCGGCAACTCGCTCCTCTACCAAAAAGCCATTGAAGTAGAACCCTCTGAAGTGGCAGAACTCCAAAGTGATATTGATTTATTGCACAATTTGGTCTTGGAGTTTAGAGCCAAGTATGGCGCAGGTAGAGCGATTGCAGCTCCTCAAATTGGGCTGATGAAACGAATTATCTGTATGAACACCGATAAGCAGTACACGATAATCAATCCTGTATTGAGTGAATTGAGCGATGAAATGATGGAACTTTGGGATGATTGTATGTGTTTTCCGAACCTGCATGTCAAGGTGCGAAGGCATCGGTATTGTGTGCTGAATTTTCGGGATGAAAACTGGATCGAACATCGTTGGGAATTGAAGGATGATTTATCGGAATTGATTCAACATGAATACGACCATTTGGAGGGAATTTTGGCTACGCAAAGGGCGATTGACGGGAAGGCTTTTCGGGTGGTTTGACCTTAGACAGTTTCAAATCAAAGTAAGTCAAGTAATTCCTTTTCGATGTCTTCCCAAGACTGATTTAAATCAACTGTGCAGACTCGAATACGGTGCTTTTTGTAAAGATACTCAAGTCGAAGCCGTTCTTTTACTTGCGGATAAAGCAAAAAACCTTCACTGTGTTCATTCAATATAGATCCATCCTCGCTATTTAGCAAATAAGCAAATATCTGATAGAGGTGTGCAGAACGAGCCTTGTTGGTATCATAATGATGAGCTA from Chitinophagales bacterium encodes:
- a CDS encoding peptide deformylase, coding for MSNLHKILKLGNSLLYQKAIEVEPSEVAELQSDIDLLHNLVLEFRAKYGAGRAIAAPQIGLMKRIICMNTDKQYTIINPVLSELSDEMMELWDDCMCFPNLHVKVRRHRYCVLNFRDENWIEHRWELKDDLSELIQHEYDHLEGILATQRAIDGKAFRVV